gttcccaataatgtgctattgaaaaaattaagttaattgccaaaattattggtttggacagtttaaataggcgtgtaaaagatttaagtcataaaatgcagtGAAAACTTTTTTTCCCTGATTACTtgattcaaaattaaaactttgaacGCATTCATCGCAccctatattaaaatattaaaaaatattttttctatgagtataaaacaaaaagtagcaaatagaaTACGTAATAAACGAAtacgaaatacgtaataatataccaagtttcccatttaaaataagaaagttagtgtcatttCCTGTTAAGCCGGAAGTGGtggaaaataatagaatatgtcaaaagatgtcTTATAACTATTCTCTTATAaatattctatcgatataccaaattttatttgtttatgttgaaaagtaacaaagatatttagtgttccctttttctGTGTCACTCGGTATATATATCTTAGGGTAAGAATTCCCAGAGATATGAAGCTGTGACGACAGTCGTAGCTCagatattagctgagatctcgtatttttagagcccattttttgGTTCAAAAACGAtgtcaaaaaatgaaatttttccgaatttttcaAAGTcttctcattctcttagttctgctccaATCTCGTTAAAACCCATTGTTTTCGTGATGTAAATGATGCTAGCAAGCCATTGGTATAGATAGTTTAAATTcgaaaagaattaatttttgttgaaaaaattcgataaaaaattCGGGTTATACCCGAgaaatgaaaaatccaaaattggatgtcaatatctcggcttctgtggcCACTACCGAAGATTCCAACAGTTTTCACTTAAATACATTCCtatgaatctaacgagaccatctgcaaggtcgtagctctcatattagctgagatcttgcatttttagagCTCATTTTGGTGTTCCAAAACAAGGTCGATAAATGACatctttttgaattttcaaagtactcTTATTAGTTCTGCTTGAATTTAAAACGTCCTATATgtcatgaaaataattttaaaagatcttcTGGAACGCCGCTGATAATTCCGTTATTTTTCTCACCCTATAGTAGCCATAATAACAGCACATAACAGCACGGTGTCTGTATGTCTtgaataatagttttatttgagttttttgaaataatccgtcaGAAAATGTATGTCACAACTCAACGTCCTCTTGCGGattttaagaaaagtaacttgACAATTCTGTtagtagaaaaataaagtaacaaaggaattttaagcaaaaaaatggGTCCAGTCAGtgctgattttcagctgtttttatatttcaaGATAAAAACTTCctccaccactttatttgacatatAACAGAAATGgttgtaaaaacttttttgttaggaAATCCCttcataatattaatataatatcgTAGCGCCCTGTGAGCAGCTGGCCACCCAGTACTATAAGAAAATTTACGTACAAAAGAATAACATTTTCAAATGATGACAAACAGTAATTTAGGTTTAAATTCGTGATATAGAAAAAAGAGGaaactaatatttttcatttaattttcatttattaaaaaccattaaaataatcaaaaatgtataatgcTTTTAACatcgaattaattttaaaaaatcaaataaataagcATAAATCAATTAATTGACTTACTTGTTACGTATTTATAAAGTGAAATCAGTTAGATTAGCAACTTGTACAACTCATCAAAAGAAGTTCATATAACAAAAATCATTCATGTTaaagttgcataataaaagATATAGGGATATTCATATAAGGATTATTCAAGAAAAGGTTGAAAAATGCGTTATTGGTAAAAAATGTTGAGGTTATTCACAAATCAGTCTATAAttcataaatcaataaatattttgcaaatctGTGAAAGAGTTTGGAATGAACATCAAAATAGCCTAAGACCTTAAATTTCGTATGATATTAGATCATCTTCAAGTTGACAAAAAGGTATAAGAAACATCATGGCAAGTAATCAACGAATCAGATGCAATTATTTTTGGAGGAATTTAACAAAGCCAATACTCCAATGGTAAGATAATAAAGGCAAATATATTCCTCGCAGAACATCCTCAATTTCTCCGATAAAAGACGAACTTTATTTCTCAATTCTTATCGAGCTATCGTGACTTCCATATATGAAGCGCCAGACTGAAGAGCGAGTGAGAGTGTCTGCGCTCCGCGAGCATGAAGATATTAGAGATTTCTTTGAATGAATAGAAGAGACCTTAGAATTTAGTTGGCTGACAATATCGCGGATCTTCCAGTGCAATTTGTGATCTTGTTAAACAAATTAAGCCGGGCAGCCATCTAGATAATTTCTTGCATTcttgatgaaaaaaaatgtttctttatgATCCTTTCTTACGTCGTTCGGTCGTCGGGCACTGGTTTTGCTGCGGGAACGACGCGAGTTCTTTGTAGATAATGCAATGATTACCCCAAGTAGTTTTTCTAGGAGCTTTACTTCTTTTATATACGAggtaattcaaattttaaaaaaattatgcatggTTCATTTGTACATCtgacataaaataataatttcttcatATGACACAAGCCGACCTGCACCCTTTGAACTTTGAACTAGTCTAAAAACGTCCCTTGCAAAATTCCAGTAGCGGATTcattttcctaaaaatacagtgagTTCAggatgaaaaaaacaaatttatttaaaattcagtcttttatttttttacacagGTCGATTGGCGCGTTCttagcaataaaaattttctatacagggtacctcaagataatttttttaaaatggaacactctgtatatcaTGACATTTTCCAATCCTATGATATATCCTGAATAAAGTCAGcggtttgtcaaatttgacgtaatagactaataaaacatacgacattaaaaaataaaattttacaatacttTTACAATATTTCTTGAAACTGATGTTCAATTTGCATTTGTTCATTTACTtcaatgtatttttgaaatccGTAAATAACTTCAAATTGCACATTTTCATTACTTGCCGATCGATTAGTGTAATTTCTTGTTgaattatttgctttaaatCACCAACATTACTTGGTCTATTTACATAAACTTTCGGACTTTAAATAGCCGCATAAGACAAACATCGCGTAGGGTTATATCAGGTGACTTTGATGGCCACTGAATCAGTCCTCTTCATCCAGTCTATCCAATAGGAAAATTTATATCAAGAAATTATGGAACGACGATGGCAAAGTGAGAAGGTGTCCCGTCTTGTTGAAAACATATCTCGTTACTATGTCAGCCTCTTGTGTATCAGCAAATAAACCAACTTAATAAGTAACCAACTTTTCAAAACTGTTGAAAGTCCAAGTAGTGTTcttgttgtgtttttttgttctTTCTCAGATATCTCAGAAAAAATCATGCGTAAAATCACAACTAGTATGACAATTATACTCACAACTCACAAATGCATGATaaaccgttatcaaggtaagtTCTAAAATTGGAAACGAAAATAATGAGGTTTAATTACTTTCTaataaatcacataaaaaattaatgttggccTCATAGTCTCTACTTGAGTTACCCtgtaatcaaaattttcattgcaaaggaCGCACTGAACCAAATGGACAACAAATGAAACTTAATTGCAATAAAtctagaataaattttttaatttcatgtttcGCAAGTctattacgtatttttttaaaagaacagcTCCAATTTCAACAATGTTTACATCTGtatccaaaataattttttccaggagtCGAAtacgttaaaattaaaaaagtgtacAGTGGTCATAGTTTTGATCAGGTCTTGATGTTTCTTGCCTTGATCTTCTCGCTTACGGTCTCGTTTTTCTCTTTGTTTCTTTAAAGAATGCAagttctagaaaatttaaactacAAGGATATACAATAATATTCTGTCCTTAATAATTTACGTTGGGGCCCAAATGGAGCCCTCAAATAAGATGAACAACAAGACAACTACAACAACAACTACTAAAGGTCCACataagtgaaaaaaataaactagacgtaacgtatttacatttttgtaacaatatttttgtaaattggttcTTTTAAAACGTTcttataagatttatttattttactgataataaagacaaaaaaagaAATCTCTTAGGTTTTAAATGTTATTTGGTCTTTAGGACATCAAATTAAGTAACAGGTGAAATGCAGCAGATATCTTGAATACTTTAGAGGAAATATTGGTCTCAAATGACCAAAGACCTCTTTAATCAAGATTCGagtgaaaaaatacaagaaaaattttCTAAAGCTTACATCAAGGAATGGATAAAAtgtctgtaaaaaaatttattactgaATATTTTTTCCCTTTTATGTATAGTCAGCATGCGAATAAAAATTTGCTGTATAAATTCTCTTCAatgttaaaacataaatatggaCATTCAGAtctattatatgtattttttaaataacgtttgagtattttttggttatatttttattttaaaaaatctatttaattgatttttgctaaTAAGGTAACTTTCAGTATTATTAATGACAGACGAAACACTGATCAAAATTCTTAGAAGGAGAACTGTAATGACTAAATTTAgaacatagtttttttatttcccctGTATAAATTCTACATTTAATTAGATTTATGGGACATTTGTCTCTTGTTCTGATAACAGTTGCAAGAAGCGGAGAAACGTTCAACGTTAGCAACCAGTACCATCAATTCGTGCCTCTTCAATTAAGCATGCAGGTTGTTCTTAAAACATGTTATATAAGTGAAAAGGGGATTTTTTTCGTGTCACATAAAGcaaaaaatgctgttttttagttatacattttgaaatgttaattttggctttaaagtattattttctaTAGAAAAGCCTATTTAATGCAGTGAAAATTACCATCATTGGCATTTTTCTTAAGTCTTTAATAATACatactaataatattagttaattttttaaggaatataataattattggaatatatatgttttttttaaaataaacaagtaaAGTTATTGTAGCAAAAAATGTCCAGCAATTTTGTTTCTCTATCTTTCAAAATAATCTTATTATTTCCATTTGCTGTCatatctgtttttttctttaattcgtttttcatattttgaaacttttttttcaatggCTTTACAGTAATATTCTTTTACAGTAAATGATTTGGTATGATCTCTACAttttaataaaggaaatttccttatttgtttttattaatgacaattacgatttatcaaataatattttcggATTAGATAAAGTTTTTAAGAAGCGCAAATTGCCACTTTGTTTTTCACCGACTTTGAAGTCAAGAGATTCATTGTTGTactctttaaataaattcaaaaatctgTTGACAAAATAGAATACGGCCGGTTTTGACAAAGTTGTTTGTAAGTTTGTAGTTCCtgtttttagataaaatttatatttttttagtatacaattataagcaaaatattatttacaatttttttagattgtATTTATAGCTAAATTTAATAAGATTATACTTATGCTATTACTTGATTCTTAAAgtaaacactttttatttacACTTTTAGAAGTAGTAACTATAAATGCATACGTTATACTATCTAAGTCGCGTAATTTGATCTTTATTAAAgtgttgtttaaatattttaggttatttttgtaaaaactagTGAAATAAgaatttaacaagaaattaaCACTTAAAAAACTGACGAAGCTGATAGTTATTTCATAGAGAAACAATCCTGATGCTGTCAAAGGAttaacaaaaatctaaatattttaatctttatCTTTAACTCATAAAGaagttttttatatgaaaactcATGAGTTTCTTAACCGAAATAgtctttacaaattttcttgTATATACAACCACAAATTAGTAAATAGTTTTCCAATAGACTAAAAAGTCTTGATTTTGtcaaaagttttataaaagtgttaatttttaaaaacgatttaagttcataaaaaaattcaaggtACTATTCAATAGAAATCTAGAGAACGAGAGAGATGAGTAAACAATACTTACATATAAGTTAACTTTTACTTTGAATACATCTTGGTGTGACATATTGAAAGTGTGTGATAGATCTAAACAGTAATgcaagattatttttattaattggtCTACTAACTTGTTTATACTGTGGTAACAAtcaatattgttaaatatatttaagagaATAATTTTACCTGTTGCGACTATCCTAAAAATTGTGACATAATAATTCCAAAACAGGCATTTTCCTACTTAAATGTGATAATATACCCAATTGTgaccaaatatatttaaagagtTACCACTGTGAAAAGCAAATGACAAGTGATTAGATCAAGATGCTAAAAACCTAACATTGCATTAAATTCCTGGAGCAGCCACAACGGGATTGAAGCCATTGAGAAATGTAGAAATGCAAAGACCAGAGGAAACAATACACATTTTAGTCAGACCTCCTTCTTTCTCTTATATTATACcattacaattaaaaagaactaaACTGAAAAGGCAAGAAAAAGATGAGGCTGCAAAATTGTGCAAAGCTGATCTATATACGATCTTTTTCGTTGTTTATGACATCTTTTTCTTCATCGACAGGATCATTTAAATACtttgatatattataaagtACAGCACAACTAATAATAACAGATTCAGCTCTGTCTAGTTTTACCGTAGCTATATATTTGGAAACCTTGATTGGAAACCTTCTCAGGGTCAAAGCACCTTTCATTTATGATTATTTCTTTTATGAAGAGTGTGTGAAATGCAATTTCTTCGCGAGTTTGAGGATTTCTGTATGGCGTCATTAGCCAACGTCTGATTCTTTGACCAGAATCACCTAATAACACCATATTATAATGTCGCATATTATTCACTTAGACATAATTTGCAGAATTAATGTGAGCGTTCATGCAAAATACAACAAACTTAAACGAAAAATTTCACATAATATAAGTAGAGAAAAAATAGAGGTgagcaataaattaataaatgatgctaaaaataaaactaaaacaagcttggagcttattAACAAGcttaataataatcaaattaGAAATAGtacaataaataagataaaaacatCGGAAAAAACTTCAACAAATAATGAGATGAATTTGGTAAATATCTTTCTGTAGATGTAAAGGATAATCTACAGATTTATTTTGATGCTCATCAATCTGCCACATGTACTTATGGGAAGTATGTCCCTaactttatgttttttatgCCTAGTACTCCTCTAGAAATCTCAAATATGATGAACTTTCAAGAATACTGTCTATATTATTACTATCTTGGTAGAAAAAGGCTCGTTTCCCAACCAGTTAAAAAGATCAGTAGTcgtttcaattttgaaaaaagggTGCACAAAGCAACATAGAAAATTATAGACCTATTTTTCTTCTCAGTGtgttctcaaaaatttttgaaaaagtgattCATAATAGAACGACTGATTTTCTTAATGCGAATATCGTTTTTTGCTCCAATCAATACGGCTTTCGCAGAGGCTTATCCGAGATATCAGAGAGTGCAGGAGTAGAACTAACACAGCACATTTTTGATTGCATTGACAGAAATGAACATATAGTTGTATTGCTATTTGATATCTCGCGAGCCTTTGATTCAGTGGACCCAGCATTTGTGAGTGAGAAGTTGGAGAGAGTGGGGATTAGAGGGAATATTAATTCAATGTTTCGGTCATTTTTGACCGATAGGcagtttaatgtaaaaataggaaatgaacAATCTGCAGATTTTGTGATAAACCTGGGTACACCGCAGGGTAGTGTACTTGGACCGcttatttttacagtttttataaatgacttagcagaatttattaaaagtgcGAAGATCTTTATTTTCTGTGATGACACAACAGCTGTTCTTTCTGATCCGGATTCGGTAAACTTACGACGCAAAGTCCAGTCATGTctaactaatattaataattggtGTAAATCgaataaactaaaactaaatcATGCGAAAACTAATAtggttaaaatatatatttatataatttctatatatatatatatatatatatatatatatatatatatatatatatatatatatatatataaatataaataatatatataatatatatataaatatatatatatataaatatatatatatatatatatatatatagaaagccaaataatttttttttagttttgaaggCAACTTTCTGCCGGGTTCAGAATCGTCTAGATTCCTAGGCATAATGATTGACAAACTCTTGAACTGGTCGGAACATATTAATATTCTATgtaagaaatgaaataaaagtatCTTATAACTTAATCTTATatcttaacttaaaaattcacttgatattaaagaactgatgAATGTGTACTTTGTATTCTGGAAGCCATCTTTTTAATGTGttacctaattttttaatttgcatacCAAATATGTGTTAACTTGTGTAATTTTATcaatgtttttcattttcaattcgTCTCCATGCTCAGATGTTTTCAGAATTCTTCTATGTGTACAGCCAATAGCACCAAATGCACAAGGAAAGTGATACTTAGCACTCCACTCTTGTGTTTGTTAAAACAGAATGtaatcaaatatattatttttgattaattttagcaaaaacaaatttcatcGTTTTACTCACTGTTCATCCTGTCCAACTAATTAAAATCAGTATCCTTTAAAATtcgaagaaatatttaaatattttgtctgCAATTTCATGCTCCTTCCCTTGTTTTCACAATATTTTCAAGGAAATTTTTTGCTAGCCACTTCACATTAATTGTAGAAAATCGGTATAAATTATGATAGTCCTCATCCCGATATTTAGTCGTTGACAATAATATTTTAGACGTCTGATGTTGATAAATTGGGCcatttttaaactttgattGAAGTTTTACATAAGACTAATTTTTAAGCTGCATTAGCTGGCAGCACATAATTCATAACGGGTTGTATttctattttacttttcttcGCCATAATCCaagttaaaaacaaattgtCTTTAATTACATCTGCTTTTGCACAACAAAAATTATTGCTctagtaaagaaataaaaaaccgTTGATGCAGACACCCGAGGGAAATCCAAAcgaattttcaactttctaaatttttatttattgtttcctTGAATAACGGTTTATAATCAGCCTCATCAAATGGCCAGAAGTACCCCGAAGCCTCGAAATAGGAAACCCATAAGCGATCAACAATACcgaaagagtttttttttcgttaaattaAATGTAGTAAGTTAATGTAGGCGGTGGTGCCCTCTGAATCCCGTAACAATACACAAGTATGCCGCCGACACGTTTTTAACGGTGGGCGTTTATATTCGCCTTGGGGTCCATTAAATGGGAATTCCCTGTTTTAATGGAGGCAGGAGCACGGATTTTTGTACATAAAGTTGGCAATATTTACTTCCTGACTGGCTAATGAGAAAACTTTATTGGTCTAGATAAGCTTTAAGGCAAAAAATTAGTAATCTGCAGTAAATACTAAggataaatctaaaataaattttttttgcctgttctattttcttataataCTCTCCAGTCAGACAGGGACATCAATATAAGCAACATCATAATAAATGTTGTCACATAATGTTTGCATTGTGTTTTTCAAGGGAGAATCTGATCGACAATCTTTATAAgaactctttttaaaattaaccctTGAggaaaaactgaattaaaagtaaaataatttttaattagttgtaCAAAAACCAAGTGTAATGATTGTTGGTATTAAATGCCTTGAAACAATCAAGTAGAAATATAAAAGTACAATTATCTTTATCCGTAggtctaaaaatataattcactACATTAAGAATAAGATGAGCTGTTGCACAACTGTGACATTTTAGAAATTGATTTAAActatcatttaaattattgttttaattaacattttttcaataaccTAGACAATATTGGAAGAATATTAATAGGACCTTAAGTCATTGCAACTCTTTTCCATAATAATTTTCCGGTAGAGGCCCAATAACAGCCACTTTGGATTTATAAAGAAATACAGAATACACAGTAAAATAACAGAAGCCGCAttattatatgtaatttttagaacCAAGATCCCTTACTTTATTTgggtaaaatattttgtatttcattGGACTTTTATACAAATCATTCTTTTCAtattcttatacatttttttttctaaaccacttttcctaatttatttcgttaattatttattgcttCTGACAATGTAATAAACCAAAACTCACATTTCCGTAATtcatgtttacatttatttgcgttttcatataaatagagtaattataaacaaatttaaatgtaatttttattgtagattcCGATTTTGGCAATTCGGCGAATGGAAAGAAATAGTCGTGGACGATAAACTGCCAACACACAAAGGAAGACTCGTTTACCTTCACTGTTCAAATTCAACGGAGTTTTGGGCAGCTTTATTAGAAAAAGCATATGCgaagtaaatatttgtatagcCTTAGACAAAAACCTAATTTACatgattttctcattttttttttaggttttatggGTGTTATGAAAATCTTACGCAAGGATCGACAACAAAAGCGCTTCAAGATTTGACCGGTGGAATAGTACAAAGCTTTGGATTAAGCCATCAAGATAGGTTTCTTACGTTTCAAGTATTAAATTCGGCTGTTCCTAGGTCTAGTCTGCTTATCGCTACAATAATTCAGGTAAGCAAGTCAAAATCTGGTTccataaaattcataaattaataatacataaCAGGATAAAGAAAGTAAGCGACATCTACGTCTTCGAAACGGTCTGATTACCCAACACGCATACTCAGTAACAGGATTGGCACGGGTCAGGGGAGCACAAGGAGAAACGCCATTAGTAAGACTAAGAAACCCATGGGGTAGAGGAGAATGGACTGGAGCATGGAGCGATCGATCGTGGGAGTGGGATGGGCTATCTGCTAGAGATAAGGAACTACTGAGTGTTAGAATAGTCAATGAGGGAGAGTTCTGGTGAGTAAAATCATGTACTTTTCATACTAGGACGTTGGCACAGTTCATGGTTTTGCAGGATGTCTTTTGAAGACTTTGCCAGACACTTTACTCAACTCGACTTGGTTCATATTGGTCCTGATGACTGGATGATGGAGGGCGCCCTTCACTCAAAGCAACCTTGGAGGGCGGTTTTAGCTAGGAGGAGGTGGAGGGCAGGATACAATGCTGGAGGTGGGCCAACGTATATTGGTAAGTAAGTATGTTATATTATATTGGCAATAAAACCTTCTTCAGCATAttacttagattttttttaaacatagaaACAACTTCAATGAATCCTCAGTTTCATGTGCAAATCCCAAGGGCCACCAGCAATAAATGCCATGTAGTTGTTTCTGTCACACAATGTTACGAGACCAATGTTGTTGatgtaaaaaagagaaaaccTCTTTTTGCTATTGGGTTTGCTGTTTATGAGGTGCCTGCTTCAATGCAGAGATTGACACCCAACTTTGTTGCTGACCAAGTATACAACATATaatataattgaattatttaaattatttactgtttttaaatttgtagaaGCCTCTGGATGTAACGAACCATTCTATTGCCCGAGAAGTAGTAACATTCTTTACATTACCGCCAGGAGACTACATTGTAGTGCCGCAAACAAACGTACCAAATTTAGATGGGAAATTTTTACTTAGGATACTTACCGATGAACAAAGTAATATTTggtatgtaaaaattaaagatctataatattatttttcttttactacCTGAGTctttcgaaaattattttttcttcatttgttTTAGGGAAGTTAATGAGGacaatatgttaataaaaaatttagcacTAGAATTTAATGATGAAACTTCAACTCTTCATGTaagtatttttgattaaaaaaatatttttttataaattcataacTTTTTAAGATACGACTCagctttattaataatttcttgctGATaggtatataagtatttaatttattaaagttttatttcgcGAGCTTTATTCACTAGGCTTAGGGTCGAAATAAGAGCTACTTAATTATCTAAATATATATCAAATCGATAGTCATAGAGATGCATTATTGTGTGAACAAACTGCCACTTAATGAGGCATTAATATTTCACCCTCTATTCTGCCAACCAAATCACGTTTGTTCAGGGACGGAAAGGTTAGATTCACATGAAGCAAGTGtgcgcattttttttcagcTGTTGTACAATTATAGCTTtcgtataaaataaattaaacaaaaaaaatattcatttagaagttttattgatttaacaattacgtaaaattaaattaagataaaatatttattttagcagtcaTATAAAATATTGGATATCCCCGATACAGTAAATTTTTATGTGCCTGAAGTAGATAGTTTTAAACCGGAAAGcgataaaaatattcttacctctccttaattttttgatattaattgATAATGTATTATAGAAAGAAGGAAAGTCAATTCTCCCAAAACTTTTGCTCAAATATCCGCCAGAAGTGGACGCTAGTCAACtgcaaaagattttaaaatccaACTGGAAATCGTACTTATGCGAGAAACCCAGCTTGGAGCTCTGTAAAAGTCTGATTATGTTAAAGGATTACAATATTAGCggaagaataaatttaattgatataCCTACAATGATACATATGCTACAGTTTTGGAGGGTAAGTACTATATtctttaaagataattttaacattaattttaatatatttttagctGGCATTCCAAAAATTTGAAAGGGGCCACAACAGCGGGAAAACTTCTAGCTATAACTTGAGAGCTTTGCTATGGGAAGCTGGTTGTACTGTCAGTAATAAAGTACTGGAATGTTTAGTACTGAGATTTGCTAAAAATAGGATTGTTACACCAGAAAGTTACATTATGGCACTTATACGACTATATTTGGCACATGGTAATATATGTTTTCCTATTAGATTATAgtgataaatattatttttttttagagcgGTACCACAATCttgatacaaaaatgaaaagcAATCCTATATCTCTAGAAGAGGTAAATCAATTACAATTTTGGTATTAATGCATATTTACTATTTCTGTATTTCTTTTAGATGATCCTGATGACAATCTACTCATAAATATCACAACTGATGtataatgttttaattataatcTTATGCCAAAGAGTTatctgtattttataattttcaaatgtttaaCTGTAAATTTGTAACTAATCTGTACATAGTAATTATTGTCAAGCTGTATAGTAccgatattttaatttatttaacttgtgcaattttattcaaaggtaccttattttaatattattctataAGCAATAAGATTGCctgatgtattttaaaaaagttaacgaagtattaaataattaagtgaCTATATGATAAGAGTACTTTATTTCATCTATCTGTATATAGATCAAGATTTCGAAGAAAGCTCGAATATTTGACAAAACTGTTGTTGACAGAAGGCAAAGGGGAAGATATGGAAGAAAAGTAATAGAAAGGCAAAAATTAAgaggaaaaagaaaatgaagagaAAGACAGACATTTATTGAGTCTAGTCCAAATTAGCTAAGTTGAGTACTTTGCATATTTTGTTGTAGGTTCCTTTAGTCAAGCAGAAAGCAAAAAGCAGAAGTTTTGTTAAAGATTAGGATTTACTTCATAAATCTGATGTTGAGTATATATTTATACTTCAACGTTAT
The genomic region above belongs to Anthonomus grandis grandis chromosome 6, icAntGran1.3, whole genome shotgun sequence and contains:
- the LOC126737445 gene encoding calpain-9-like isoform X1, with amino-acid sequence MPQTVFRGANGHAPLNGHTIFIGNGHPPPNGHAHQNGHNSHAQHNGHNGLNGHTGLNGHAPQNSHFINGHAGHNGVNGHAHHNGHTPLYQQNGNANKISNGHTSSNGTARAYLNGHANKLEDKQSTLSRYCTTERRKTPSSYAAIKRSCRDKGVLYEDVDFPASSKSLYHHKKPSLSPIVWLRPHEICQRPKFFEETSAESTYRFSVEAGELGDQWLLSSVASLALTPKFLERVVPHDQGFDAGHNYCGAFRFRFWQFGEWKEIVVDDKLPTHKGRLVYLHCSNSTEFWAALLEKAYAKFYGCYENLTQGSTTKALQDLTGGIVQSFGLSHQDRFLTFQVLNSAVPRSSLLIATIIQDKESKRHLRLRNGLITQHAYSVTGLARVRGAQGETPLVRLRNPWGRGEWTGAWSDRSWEWDGLSARDKELLSVRIVNEGEFWMSFEDFARHFTQLDLVHIGPDDWMMEGALHSKQPWRAVLARRRWRAGYNAGGGPTYIETTSMNPQFHVQIPRATSNKCHVVVSVTQCYETNVVDVKKRKPLFAIGFAVYEVPASMQRLTPNFVADQKPLDVTNHSIAREVVTFFTLPPGDYIVVPQTNVPNLDGKFLLRILTDEQSNIWEVNEDNMLIKNLALEFNDETSTLHKEGKSILPKLLLKYPPEVDASQLQKILKSNWKSYLCEKPSLELCKSLIMLKDYNISGRINLIDIPTMIHMLQFWRLAFQKFERGHNSGKTSSYNLRALLWEAGCTVSNKVLECLVLRFAKNRIVTPESYIMALIRLYLAHERYHNLDTKMKSNPISLEEMILMTIYS
- the LOC126737445 gene encoding calpain-9-like isoform X2, translated to MFDCAQDYYVCQRIQDSFTIVYKNNGSNGTARAYLNGHANKLEDKQSTLSRYCTTERRKTPSSYAAIKRSCRDKGVLYEDVDFPASSKSLYHHKKPSLSPIVWLRPHEICQRPKFFEETSAESTYRFSVEAGELGDQWLLSSVASLALTPKFLERVVPHDQGFDAGHNYCGAFRFRFWQFGEWKEIVVDDKLPTHKGRLVYLHCSNSTEFWAALLEKAYAKFYGCYENLTQGSTTKALQDLTGGIVQSFGLSHQDRFLTFQVLNSAVPRSSLLIATIIQDKESKRHLRLRNGLITQHAYSVTGLARVRGAQGETPLVRLRNPWGRGEWTGAWSDRSWEWDGLSARDKELLSVRIVNEGEFWMSFEDFARHFTQLDLVHIGPDDWMMEGALHSKQPWRAVLARRRWRAGYNAGGGPTYIETTSMNPQFHVQIPRATSNKCHVVVSVTQCYETNVVDVKKRKPLFAIGFAVYEVPASMQRLTPNFVADQKPLDVTNHSIAREVVTFFTLPPGDYIVVPQTNVPNLDGKFLLRILTDEQSNIWEVNEDNMLIKNLALEFNDETSTLHKEGKSILPKLLLKYPPEVDASQLQKILKSNWKSYLCEKPSLELCKSLIMLKDYNISGRINLIDIPTMIHMLQFWRLAFQKFERGHNSGKTSSYNLRALLWEAGCTVSNKVLECLVLRFAKNRIVTPESYIMALIRLYLAHERYHNLDTKMKSNPISLEEMILMTIYS